GCATCTTCACCTCCAGCTGTGGGACACAGTGCATGTGGCTATCACCAGGCCCCTTCCACCCAAGAGGGGCCCACAGATCAGGCAGGGTGGGGGAGTGGTCACCTGTCGGCCCTCCATCTCCAGCTTGCGCTGTCCACTGAGGATCTTGTGGCccacagttccctgcacacagtagcCAGGCATGATGACCTGTGGGGGCAGGGACGAGGTTAGTGCCTTCTGCCACAGCTCCCCCCCTgttgtccccctcctctccttgtcCCAGCTTCTTGTAAGTGCCATACAGACAAGGCTGCTGAGATACCTGGCCCTGAGGTACCAAACCTGGAACCCGCCCCCAAGCCCCACCAGCCTCACCATGTTTTTCTCATTCCCTGCCCACTTCCGGAATATTTGCAGAGACTGGCCAGCATGCAACATTCCTGGAGTGGCAAACACCACCTGAGACACAAGTAAGCAGGCTGTTAGGGCAGCAGGCTTCCACCTGCCCTCTCCTGGAtgcccccagccccacagccAGAGGCCCACCATCGGTCCTGGGTTGTCAGTGAAGGCCCGGTCAAAGGCCTTGATGTGCTTGAATTCGAACATGTTCCTCTGCACAAAGGTCTTCCGGATCTTCTGGTTGGTCCAGGTGATGAAGAGCTTGTAGTAGTGGTTGGCTTTCTCTGTTAGGCCCGTGGAGAAGTAGATGGGGGCCTTGAGGTTCATGCGCTCCCTGTGGACAGTGCACAGCTCAGGACCTGAGAGCCCTGTGCCTATGTTTTCTCTACCCCCAGGGCTTGGGCAGGCCTATGCCCTCAGCCCGCCTCCCTGTGAGATGCTGGGGTAATACTGACATAGCCTTGTGGGATGGGCAGGCTGGGAACACTCCCAGATGGAGGCCCCGACCCCTGCAGCAGACACCCCCCACATAGCACACACCAGAATGTCTCCAGTAGGATGCACAGCTCCTGAGCCCGGCCCAGCGCAAACACTGGGATCAGCACCTGTAGGGGCAGGCAGCAGGGTGGCTAGGAGGAGAATTCAGGCCACAATGGAGTGCCCTGCCCCCACCAGGCCCCTGCCTACCTTGCCACCTCGCTCCACTGTCTCATGGACCTTTTTCAGGAAGTCTCGCTCCCGACAGCGCTTAGAGTCACGGATGGTGGTGGCATATGTGGACTCTGTGATGAGCAAGTTGGGGCGGCACTTGTCGATCCAGGCAGCTCTACAGCAGAGGTGGCCACAGCCAGGGGGTGAGAGTGACAAGCTAGGCCCAGCCCCATCTGGCCCTAGTGAGCACTGCCCACCCCCTCTGTGTAGGACAGAGTGCAAAGGCCTGGGGAGGAAAGGGGGCAGGCTATGCACTGCACAGAATACCTGGGGGACACTGGCACATGCTACATGGGCACCCAGTGACCACCAactgttttggggggggggcacctgACAAGATAAGTCAGAGGCCAACTTACCCTAAGTGCCGGTCTGGGGTCATGTTGTAGTCACCCTGGCAAAAAAGGCAGCAGTAAAtgagggtgcctcttccccaCCTGGCAGCCCCTCCTATGTCTTGAGTGCTCCCACTGACCGTGTAGACCACAGACTCGGAGCCCACTTTAATCTGGAACATGGCGGCCCCCAGCACATGGCCAGCATAATAGGCTTTGATCTCCAGTTCGTCATCCACCTGTGGAGAAAGCTAGACTCAGGTGCAGGTTGTGGTTGGGGAATGAGGCAGGCGTAAGTATGGGTAGAAGGCTTTCATCATTTCCTGTTTCTCAGGTGACATCCAGTTCTTGGTGCAATATGAACATGAGATCTCAAGTTCATTTCACCATGCCgcatgaaaaaagaaacaaaaattaaattaaaaatccttGAGGGctcaagtggtggcacaactggttgagcaaacatattacaatgtgcaaggacccaggtttgagccctcagtccccacctgcagggggcagggaaTGACAGAGGGGGaatgcagtactgcaggtgtctatctccctctgtcaTTCCttgccctctagatttctggctgtctctatccaataaataaataaagatcattaaaaaaattttaaattatctttattttttaaaagaatttatttattcatgagaaagataggcagagagagagaaccagacactactctgacacatgtgctgccagggattgaactcaggacctcatggttgagaatccaatgggcTACCTCCAGGActacaattatttttttccttttcttttttaaatttattatctttatctatttattggatagagacagtcagaaatcgagagggaagggagggatagagagggtaagagacagagagacacctgcagccctgcttcaccactcatgaagctttccccctgcgggtggggaccggggagcttgaacctgggtccttgcgcattgtaacatgtgcactcaaccaggtgcgccaccacccggctcccaattaaaaaaaaattttgggagttgggcggtagcgcagtgggttaagcgcacatggcacaagggccagtgtcaggatcccagttcaagcccccggctccccacctgcaggggagtcacttcacaggcagtgaagcaggtctgcaggtgtctttctttcctcctctctgtcttcccctcctctctccatttctctctgtcttatccaacaacaatagctatggcaacaataacaactccaacaagggcaacaaaatgggaaaaatagcttccaggaacagtggattcatagtgcaggcaccgagccccagcaataaccctggaggcaaaaaaaaaatatatatatatatatatatatccttgtaCCTTATCtataactatactgtaaaccttaAGCCTCCAATAAAGTTTATTAAAGATGGGATGGggagcataatagtcatgcaaaagacttccatggctgaggctccaaagtcacaggttcaatattcagcaccaccataaaccagggctgcccattgttttgatttctctctatacatgtatttctctccctctcacattagaaaatatatatatattaaaccaatggataaatgtaacaacaacaaatcatATAAGTAGAAAGGTATCTAGccaaatcaaataagaaatatttctaaaaaccaatccaaaagaaaacagaaggaaaggggccagggggtggcacacctggttgaacgaacatgtgcgcaaggacccagattcaagcccccagtccccacctgcagggggacagcttcatgagtggtgaagcagggctgcaggtgtctctctatctctctccctctctatcacccccttccctttcaatttctggctgtctctatcaaataaataaagataaaaaaattttttaaaggagagaaaattatagaaaagAACATAGGAAGCATGTGGCCGGAGGATGTAGCTCAGTCCAAGTCAACCACTGGAATTAGTCTATTTGGACTGAAAGACACTAAAAGAAGGGCCTTCCGGCTGAACTAAAACAAACctacaaaaacaaaatttaaaaaaaagccacatttgtggtccaggatgtggtgcagtgaataaaccgtttctctctcaagcatgaggtcccaagtttgatccatggcagcacatgtgccagaatgatggctggttctctcttcttttctcatcaataaagaaataaaatttataaaataaatacgcCACATTTGAGGAGAGTGGTGGCGACCAGGTTGAATGGTACATgttacatgtgcaaggacacaggtccaGGTCCCAGTTCCTAtctacaaggagaaagcttcatgagcagtcagacactgctgcaggtgtgtgtctctctcttcctactttccccttccctctcaatctctctgtacccagtgagagagagaaagtgaggaagCAAGCCACATTTGAAACAAAGCGCAGGAAAGAAGATGCAGTGGCTTGGAATCTGGTAGCGCAAAGGATGTGCCACAGTGAAGTTTTGAGTGTGACACTTGTCTCCACATAAACCAGGATGACATTCTGCTTCTCCTTTTCACTCCCTTTCTGactaatagggggaaaaaaattttttttttttaagaaacaaatgGCCTAGGTGCACAATGGCtagagcattagactctcaagcatgaggtcctgagtttttaaatattttttatatttacttatttattttccccttttttgcccttgttgtttttttattgttgttgtagttattattgctgttgtcgatgtcgtcgttgttggataggacggagagaaatggagagaggaggggaagacggggagagaaagacagacacctgcagacctgcttcaccgattgtgaagagactcccctgcaggtggggagccgagggctcgaaccaggatccttactctggttcttgtgctttgcgccacgtgcacttaacccgctgcactac
The sequence above is drawn from the Erinaceus europaeus chromosome 10, mEriEur2.1, whole genome shotgun sequence genome and encodes:
- the INTS11 gene encoding integrator complex subunit 11 isoform X3; amino-acid sequence: MIKDCMKKVVAVHLHQTVQVDDELEIKAYYAGHVLGAAMFQIKVGSESVVYTGDYNMTPDRHLGAAWIDKCRPNLLITESTYATTIRDSKRCRERDFLKKVHETVERGGKVLIPVFALGRAQELCILLETFWERMNLKAPIYFSTGLTEKANHYYKLFITWTNQKIRKTFVQRNMFEFKHIKAFDRAFTDNPGPMVVFATPGMLHAGQSLQIFRKWAGNEKNMVIMPGYCVQGTVGHKILSGQRKLEMEGRQLEVKMQVEYMSFSAHADAKGIMQLVRQAEPEAVLLVHGEAKKMEFLKQKIEQEFRVSCYMPANGETVTLPTSPSIPVGISLGLLKREMVQGLLPNTKKPRLLHGTLIMKDNNFRLVSSEQALKELGLAEHQLRFTCRVHLHDPRKEQEMALRVYSHLKSILKDHCVQHLPDGSVTVESILVQAAAHSEDPNTKVLLVSWTYQDEELGSYLTSLLKKGLPQAPS